From one Salvelinus sp. IW2-2015 linkage group LG11, ASM291031v2, whole genome shotgun sequence genomic stretch:
- the LOC111970607 gene encoding tumor necrosis factor receptor superfamily member 5, with product MNTQYIQMTVICLLCFWTSGLAADLRCNDMYEKDGRCCGLCPPGTFLKKHCTTHAKTDCGDCPADSYSEFSDRVENCQPCLKCQQVYARACTSTANANCLCGSGFLCSDHVCSKCEKEKKCRKGEELKRTGSREYTWKCVPCPNNTYSDTEQGHCKPLTQCGTHGFVVIFPGNKTQNSKCGIHGQGNKEDGRYILATGFFFFAVILLVFLAYACIRRIGHKPEANIHGLPLSKEESEGQLIQQAETKDNASQILLSMASISTV from the exons ATGAACACTCAATACAtacagatgacagtcatatgtcTTCTGTGTTTTTGGACTTCGGGTTTAGCAGCGGATCTACGATGCAATGATATGTATGAAAAAGATGGCAGATGTTGTGGACTTTGTCCACCAG GCACATTTTTGAAGAAGCACTGCACCACTCATGCCAAAACCGACTGTGGTGACTGCCCAGCGGACTCCTACTCTGAGTTCAGTGACCGCGTAGAGAACTGTCAACCATGCCTCAAATGCCAACAGG TCTATGCAAGAGCATGCACCTCAACCGCAAACGCAAACTGTTTGTGTGGCTCTGGTTTCCTGTGCTCAGACCATGTCTGCTCAAAATGTGAAAAGGAAAAGAAATGTCGCAAGGGAGAGGAACTGAAGAGGACAG GTTCCAGGGAATACACTTGGAAATGTGTCCCATGTCCTAATAACACATACTCTGACACTGAACAGGGTCACTGCAAACCATTGACACA GTGTGGTACACATGGATTTGTTGTGATCTTCCCTGGGAACAAGACCCAGAACTCAAAATGTGGTATACATG GGCAAGGAAACAAAGAGGACGGGCGTTACATTCTGGCCactggcttcttcttctttgctgTCATCCTCTTGGTGTTCCTCGCTTATGCCTGCATCAGGAGAATCGGGCACAAGCCTGAAGCTA ATATACATGGTCTCCCGCTGTCAAAAGAGGAGAGTGAAGGCCAGCTCATCCAGCAAGCTGAAACCAAGGACAATGCCAGCCAGATTCTGCTCTCCATGGCGAGCATCTCCACTGTGTGA